The following are encoded together in the Blastocatellia bacterium genome:
- the secD gene encoding protein translocase subunit SecD yields MRKNLRSRVFIIAITTLASLLLIFYPRTADEQGRKRTAQEMLKDFTSWTAIKANMSSHIKLGLDLKGGSHLLMQVKTDDVIKQIGDNNARQIEEILKKANIPVKSSLSPALGQITVELNDAGRFDEAQTKIKNELGPDWEFSKPNATTLSYRLSDVAADERRRQAFDQAMEIIENRVNAFGVAEPTIQKHGPDKAYQILLQLPGVDDPERVKKLIKAESKLALTPVVGNPMVSPTKEQAIQAAGGGANIDALPVAAQEGNPESGGFIAVEKTPVITGIDLRDASAVPSRYGVNDYEIHFTLTPTGAQKFEAWTGANIGKYLAIVLNNEVKSFPRINDKISDRGQITGDFNKETGGDLALILRSGALPAEIIYLEERTVGPSLGADSIQQGVVASIVGLVTIMIFMLFYYRLSGLNAIIALILNLLFLIAGLALFKATLTLPGIAGIILLIGMAVDSNVLIFERIREELRAGKLVVSAVESGFNKAFLTIIDTHVTTIVSAFFLFIFGTGPIRGFAVSLIIGLTANLFTSVYVSRTMFTYWLARGGPKVDKISI; encoded by the coding sequence ATGCGTAAGAATTTAAGATCTAGAGTATTTATTATTGCTATTACTACTTTGGCTAGTTTACTTTTGATTTTCTACCCTCGTACAGCAGATGAGCAAGGTCGTAAACGTACTGCACAAGAAATGTTGAAAGATTTTACCTCTTGGACAGCAATCAAAGCCAACATGTCTTCACACATCAAATTAGGTTTAGACCTAAAAGGTGGATCTCACCTGTTGATGCAAGTAAAAACTGATGATGTTATTAAACAGATTGGTGATAATAATGCTCGCCAAATAGAGGAAATATTAAAAAAAGCTAATATTCCTGTTAAAAGTTCTCTTAGTCCTGCACTAGGGCAAATTACTGTAGAGTTAAATGATGCTGGCCGATTTGATGAGGCTCAAACTAAAATAAAAAATGAACTTGGGCCAGACTGGGAGTTTAGCAAGCCTAATGCAACTACATTAAGTTATAGGCTTAGTGATGTTGCTGCTGATGAGCGTCGTAGACAAGCTTTTGATCAAGCAATGGAAATTATAGAAAACCGAGTTAATGCTTTTGGTGTAGCTGAACCTACAATTCAAAAACACGGGCCTGATAAAGCTTATCAAATACTTTTACAACTTCCTGGGGTTGATGATCCAGAACGTGTTAAAAAGTTAATAAAAGCAGAATCTAAACTAGCCTTAACACCTGTTGTTGGTAATCCAATGGTGTCACCAACAAAAGAACAAGCTATTCAAGCTGCTGGTGGTGGAGCAAATATTGATGCTTTACCCGTAGCTGCTCAAGAAGGTAATCCAGAAAGTGGTGGGTTTATAGCTGTTGAAAAAACACCTGTAATTACAGGTATTGACCTAAGAGATGCTTCTGCTGTGCCTTCACGCTATGGAGTTAATGACTATGAAATACACTTTACCTTAACTCCCACAGGTGCGCAAAAATTTGAAGCATGGACAGGTGCAAATATTGGTAAATACTTGGCAATTGTCTTAAATAACGAGGTTAAATCATTTCCTAGAATAAATGATAAAATTAGCGATAGAGGCCAAATTACAGGAGATTTTAATAAAGAAACAGGTGGAGATTTAGCTCTTATTTTACGTTCGGGTGCTTTACCTGCTGAAATAATTTACTTAGAAGAACGTACAGTAGGCCCATCCTTAGGTGCAGATTCAATTCAACAAGGTGTTGTAGCTTCTATAGTAGGACTAGTAACAATAATGATTTTTATGTTGTTTTACTATAGATTATCAGGCTTAAACGCCATTATTGCCTTAATACTAAATTTACTCTTTTTAATTGCAGGATTAGCTTTGTTTAAGGCAACCTTAACTTTACCAGGTATAGCAGGTATTATTTTATTGATTGGTATGGCTGTAGATTCTAATGTTTTAATATTTGAGCGAATTAGAGAAGAGCTAAGAGCAGGTAAATTAGTAGTATCAGCCGTAGAAAGCGGCTTTAATAAAGCTTTTCTTACTATTATAGATACTCATGTTACAACAATTGTTTCTGCATTCTTTCTCTTTATCTTTGGTACAGGGCCAATAAGAGGTTTTGCGGTGTCTTTGATTATCGGATTAACCGCTAATCTATTTACTTCTGTATATGTATCTAGGACTATGTTTACCTATTGGCTGGCTCGTGGTGGCCCTAAAGTAGATAAAATTAGTATTTAG
- a CDS encoding energy transducer TonB — MFESTLVESTKGKRDNRTTVFFIATSAIWTLSLVGAIVGGILLYDAKLDEQMQLLTMLAPPPPPPPPPPPPASSAPKVVPKTTPTLSINMAVKEPPKEIPKPTSLAKVETNTGSLDVGVEGGVEGGVAGGVAGGVIGGVIGGTGPATEPPPPPPPDPPPPPKADPPPPSIVRRSEGVIRGNALDRPSPDYPALAKTAHVEGDVVVEITIGEDGGVAAARVVSGHPLLQQAALSAAKRWRFKPTLLNNTAVKVSGVLTFRFKLS, encoded by the coding sequence ATGTTTGAATCAACCTTAGTAGAATCAACTAAAGGGAAACGCGACAATAGAACAACAGTATTTTTTATTGCTACTTCTGCTATTTGGACGCTATCTCTAGTTGGAGCTATCGTTGGTGGTATTTTGCTTTATGATGCTAAATTAGATGAGCAAATGCAATTACTAACAATGTTAGCACCACCACCACCACCACCACCACCACCACCACCACCAGCGTCTTCTGCTCCTAAAGTGGTACCAAAAACAACACCAACGCTGTCTATTAATATGGCAGTAAAAGAACCACCAAAAGAAATTCCAAAACCAACTAGTCTAGCAAAAGTAGAAACCAATACTGGTAGCTTAGATGTAGGGGTTGAAGGTGGCGTTGAAGGCGGTGTAGCTGGCGGCGTAGCTGGCGGCGTTATTGGCGGTGTCATTGGCGGCACAGGCCCTGCTACAGAGCCACCACCACCACCGCCACCTGATCCACCACCACCACCAAAAGCAGATCCACCACCACCATCTATTGTAAGACGAAGTGAAGGTGTTATTCGTGGCAATGCTTTGGATAGACCTTCTCCAGATTATCCAGCATTAGCTAAAACGGCTCACGTTGAAGGTGATGTTGTAGTAGAAATCACTATTGGTGAAGACGGAGGTGTTGCCGCAGCTAGAGTTGTTAGCGGTCACCCACTTCTTCAACAAGCAGCACTCTCTGCTGCTAAGAGATGGAGATTTAAGCCTACATTGCTCAACAACACGGCTGTAAAAGTTTCTGGAGTACTTACTTTCCGTTTCAAATTGTCATAA
- the yajC gene encoding preprotein translocase subunit YajC → MPIFIVILLYQFMIAKPQREQRRILDEMLKNLKAGDKVITNSGIYGTITELYEKDPTVVQLRIADAVKINISRNAIASLQETKTVKEGEKK, encoded by the coding sequence ATGCCAATATTTATTGTTATTCTCCTTTATCAGTTCATGATTGCTAAACCACAACGCGAACAACGCCGCATTTTAGATGAAATGCTTAAAAACTTAAAGGCTGGAGATAAAGTTATTACTAATAGTGGTATTTATGGTACTATTACTGAACTTTATGAAAAAGATCCAACCGTAGTACAATTGCGTATTGCAGACGCAGTAAAAATTAATATTTCTCGCAATGCAATTGCTTCTTTACAAGAAACAAAAACCGTTAAAGAAGGTGAAAAGAAATAA
- a CDS encoding M20/M25/M40 family metallo-hydrolase: MKNYRSLLVILFIILLLPLPLTANFSNSNTEEIEQASIKIAGNILVKGQSMNYLQTLTDKFGARLTGTSAYKRSAEWAAEEFRAMGIKNVRLEKFTMGGWERTTSSRARMIAPLDRPIVLHSLGWTPSTPAGGVKGEVVLLKDLDPEKIKANTNLKGKILLFDPASVFAEGRLNAILRFPDAYNAFKEVGALAVLVPDQYDNNIVKARKASNGTSITPIPAAALGAEDNQLIRRLLEKGSVKVEFEYQNHTPGEIQVDNVIAEIVGREKPDEWVLIGAHLDSWDFATGAQDNGSGCATVLETARAIMSLGQAPRRSIRFALWGGEEQGLLGSKAYIEAHKSEMAKCLAVLNTDNGAGHPRGWKVQGRNDVYEAMKPISKLLTSLNGDTLSPEVSFNTDHGYFILEGVPTLDLLVDMTHYDDIHHKFSDTIDKVNPHNLAAASAIVAITGYHIAEQPNQLAPRLEHNAIEEILKKANILDFLKKSGDWK; the protein is encoded by the coding sequence ATGAAAAATTACCGTAGTTTATTAGTAATTTTATTTATTATTTTACTTTTACCGCTTCCTTTAACAGCCAATTTTTCAAATTCTAATACAGAAGAAATTGAGCAAGCATCCATCAAGATTGCAGGTAATATTTTAGTCAAAGGCCAATCAATGAATTACTTGCAAACCTTGACTGACAAATTTGGAGCGCGATTAACAGGAACCTCTGCTTATAAACGCTCTGCTGAATGGGCAGCAGAAGAATTTCGGGCAATGGGTATTAAAAATGTCCGTTTAGAAAAATTTACTATGGGTGGCTGGGAAAGAACTACTTCTTCCCGCGCTCGTATGATTGCCCCCTTAGATCGTCCAATTGTTTTACATTCTTTAGGCTGGACACCTTCCACACCAGCAGGAGGGGTTAAAGGTGAAGTAGTATTGCTTAAAGATCTTGACCCAGAAAAAATCAAAGCAAATACTAACTTAAAAGGGAAAATTCTTTTATTTGACCCAGCTAGTGTTTTTGCAGAAGGCCGATTAAATGCAATTTTGCGCTTTCCAGATGCTTATAACGCCTTTAAAGAAGTAGGTGCATTGGCTGTTTTAGTACCTGATCAATATGACAATAATATTGTTAAGGCCCGTAAAGCTTCTAATGGAACATCAATTACACCAATTCCTGCTGCTGCACTTGGTGCAGAGGATAATCAATTGATTCGTCGTTTGCTAGAAAAAGGTTCTGTTAAAGTAGAATTTGAGTATCAAAACCACACTCCGGGCGAAATTCAGGTTGATAATGTAATAGCAGAAATTGTTGGACGAGAAAAGCCAGATGAATGGGTTTTAATTGGAGCGCATTTAGATTCTTGGGATTTTGCAACAGGTGCGCAGGATAATGGAAGCGGCTGTGCTACTGTACTAGAAACTGCTAGAGCAATTATGTCTCTAGGCCAAGCCCCTCGTCGCTCAATTCGCTTTGCTCTATGGGGTGGAGAAGAGCAAGGTTTATTAGGTTCAAAAGCCTATATTGAAGCTCATAAATCAGAGATGGCTAAATGTCTTGCAGTGCTTAATACTGATAATGGCGCAGGCCATCCTAGAGGTTGGAAGGTTCAAGGCCGCAATGATGTTTATGAAGCAATGAAACCTATTAGCAAACTTCTTACTAGCTTAAATGGTGATACCTTATCACCTGAAGTAAGTTTTAATACTGATCATGGCTATTTTATTTTAGAAGGTGTTCCTACGCTAGATTTATTAGTAGATATGACACATTATGATGATATTCATCATAAGTTTAGCGATACCATAGACAAGGTTAATCCACATAATTTAGCAGCAGCAAGCGCGATTGTAGCAATTACAGGCTATCATATTGCAGAACAACCTAACCAACTTGCTCCACGCCTAGAACACAATGCAATAGAAGAAATCTTGAAAAAAGCAAATATCCTAGATTTTCTTAAAAAATCTGGCGACTGGAAATAA
- a CDS encoding protein translocase subunit SecF, whose product MIEIFKNTNYDFIGKQKIFVTITIILSLLGIAAFLVKGFNYGVDFSGGTLVTVRFEKPHDDTRLRTALSNEKIDVTKVIIQEISQIGETSKNDVLIRLPQAVADESAGAVDADKRAIINALTNHYTDVPAESRTNKVDINNTGSETIKDTLISKAPLGGQAGSEAEYDRFAKFVSKYRTDKGGIIGDISEIPATDFDPKLIAALKDIFYTADFNIIDASVVGPQVGNELRNRAIYVTLASLLGMLIFIAFRFEFIYGLSAVIATVHDVIITLAMFSIFQWEISLNVIAALLTLIGYSMNDTIVIFDRIREMLRVKRRTDLDQAFQ is encoded by the coding sequence ATGATAGAAATTTTCAAAAATACTAACTACGATTTTATTGGTAAGCAGAAAATCTTTGTTACTATTACTATTATTCTCTCCTTACTAGGTATTGCTGCCTTTTTAGTTAAAGGCTTTAATTATGGTGTTGATTTTTCTGGTGGAACTTTAGTTACGGTTAGGTTTGAAAAACCTCATGATGATACTAGGCTAAGAACAGCACTATCCAATGAGAAAATTGATGTTACAAAAGTTATTATTCAAGAAATCAGCCAAATAGGTGAAACAAGCAAAAATGATGTCTTAATTCGGCTGCCACAAGCAGTTGCTGATGAAAGTGCTGGTGCTGTTGATGCTGATAAAAGAGCAATAATTAACGCATTGACTAACCATTATACAGATGTTCCAGCAGAAAGCCGTACAAATAAAGTAGATATAAATAATACAGGTTCAGAAACGATTAAAGACACCTTAATTTCTAAAGCTCCTTTAGGTGGACAAGCCGGATCAGAAGCAGAATATGATCGCTTTGCTAAATTTGTTAGTAAATATCGCACTGATAAGGGCGGAATTATTGGAGATATTAGCGAAATTCCTGCGACTGACTTTGATCCTAAGCTAATAGCAGCCTTAAAAGACATTTTCTATACTGCTGACTTTAACATTATTGATGCTTCTGTTGTTGGCCCGCAGGTAGGTAATGAACTACGTAACCGTGCTATTTATGTTACTTTAGCTTCTTTACTAGGAATGCTTATTTTTATTGCATTTCGTTTTGAATTTATTTATGGACTTAGTGCTGTAATTGCTACTGTCCATGACGTAATTATTACATTAGCAATGTTTTCTATTTTTCAATGGGAAATAAGTCTAAATGTAATTGCTGCACTACTTACCCTAATTGGTTATTCAATGAATGACACAATTGTTATATTTGACCGAATACGTGAAATGCTACGTGTTAAACGCCGTACAGACTTAGATCAAGCTTTCCAATGA
- a CDS encoding VWA domain-containing protein: MYYKKAALVIILGVAVFYSLALTKIFFSQKSTPTPIVTNNPIPIPPPIVEPPPVNNNAPRIDVVFTIDSTSSMSDEIQIVKENIRNIINDISQGQPAPDVRYAIVTYRDRYDEYVTKHWPFTRDVQEISHILSSIVAAGGGDKPESVNEALNVTLHKLDWDPQARSKIVFLIGDAGPNNYADGPRWEDELLYAQRNNISINTIACSGIWPVEAQVFNSLASSSNGQFANLTYKQELTNSDGSRAVVIEEGGRTYSLSGEVDDKDWMRGADELLARNEAKEISSYPATYSSASSLDGGMVAPVAKRLDDELAMADSVESSVVGGVASTKGITAARPANIALPAEALSEPTTIRRKTDELAETKAKAYAERDLAKDMPAVSNVAAAPSYPTSVSFGNANRTNNLNAVLADSIKRAARQQGSTYGTLVTPLFDFKGSNSGVTKPAKIFIDSKSQLQSLLGTNSSIDINKIDFNSQVVVAVFLGQVNNNSSVTISKISFSGKDLIITLLQQSGSASSNTTTPFHLMVIPRQIAETKLSAKDIFVKFE; this comes from the coding sequence ATGTATTATAAAAAAGCAGCTTTAGTAATTATTTTAGGGGTAGCCGTATTTTATAGCCTAGCATTAACTAAAATATTTTTTTCTCAAAAGTCTACTCCCACACCAATTGTTACTAATAATCCAATACCTATTCCACCACCAATTGTTGAGCCTCCTCCAGTTAATAACAATGCCCCTAGAATTGATGTTGTTTTTACTATTGATAGCACTAGCAGTATGAGCGATGAAATTCAAATTGTTAAAGAAAATATTCGTAATATTATTAATGATATTTCCCAGGGACAACCTGCGCCAGATGTTCGCTATGCAATTGTAACTTATCGTGATCGCTATGATGAATATGTAACCAAACATTGGCCTTTTACCCGTGATGTTCAAGAAATTTCCCATATTCTTTCATCAATTGTTGCTGCTGGAGGTGGTGATAAGCCAGAAAGCGTTAATGAAGCACTAAATGTTACACTTCATAAATTAGATTGGGATCCACAAGCAAGAAGTAAGATAGTTTTCTTAATTGGTGATGCTGGCCCAAATAATTATGCAGATGGCCCTCGTTGGGAAGATGAACTACTTTATGCACAAAGAAATAACATTTCCATTAATACCATTGCTTGCAGTGGTATTTGGCCTGTAGAAGCCCAAGTATTTAATTCACTTGCTTCTAGCAGCAATGGACAATTTGCCAACCTAACCTATAAACAAGAGCTTACTAATTCTGATGGTTCTCGTGCTGTAGTAATTGAAGAAGGTGGACGTACTTATTCTTTATCTGGAGAAGTAGATGATAAAGATTGGATGCGAGGAGCAGATGAACTGCTAGCCCGCAATGAAGCAAAAGAAATTTCTTCCTACCCAGCAACTTATAGCAGTGCAAGTAGTTTAGATGGTGGAATGGTTGCTCCTGTCGCAAAAAGGCTAGATGATGAATTAGCAATGGCTGATAGTGTAGAAAGCAGTGTAGTTGGAGGTGTAGCTAGCACAAAAGGTATTACAGCAGCTAGGCCAGCTAATATTGCCCTACCAGCAGAAGCCCTAAGCGAACCTACTACTATACGCCGAAAAACTGATGAATTAGCAGAAACTAAAGCTAAGGCATATGCAGAAAGAGATTTAGCTAAAGATATGCCTGCTGTATCAAATGTTGCTGCTGCTCCAAGTTATCCAACAAGTGTTAGTTTTGGTAATGCTAATAGAACTAATAACTTAAATGCTGTTTTAGCTGACTCTATTAAACGTGCTGCTCGCCAACAAGGTAGTACTTATGGAACTCTAGTCACCCCATTATTTGACTTTAAGGGCAGTAACTCTGGAGTAACAAAGCCTGCTAAAATATTTATTGATAGTAAATCCCAATTACAAAGCTTGTTAGGCACAAATAGCAGTATTGATATAAACAAAATAGACTTTAATAGCCAAGTTGTTGTTGCTGTATTTCTTGGACAAGTAAACAATAATTCTAGTGTAACTATTAGCAAAATATCTTTTAGTGGAAAAGACTTAATTATTACACTGCTACAACAATCTGGATCTGCAAGTAGTAATACAACAACGCCATTTCATTTAATGGTTATCCCCCGTCAAATTGCAGAAACAAAGCTATCGGCCAAAGATATTTTTGTTAAATTTGAATAA
- a CDS encoding WD40 repeat domain-containing protein, with product MSLLKALFTIIFLLFTTSITYSQTINAFQSINNLISNEGHFLEVAKLDICANGKFAVSCSEPDELTTNPTIKLWDLATARLLRNLPGVDYALSPDKNTLYLNQIAKNQDLNQTDKTIITLDLISLSEVKTTNYKYRINQISSNANLALSYDTNISAFIFELKSGKKLAQLPGNLLFLSDDFSIALLEINQETKLYDVIKNQYLTTLPSANTCLALCPNGKYVLLNNNNQISLLNLSTRQSIPLDITNSDVWKVSFSKNSKQIGVLSYNFDLRVYNLFGQKVSYIAQLNKPNISINDAEVSLDLDNLQFAICETENFYYCNFNKNYYISSSLAQSYLPAYSRTNPQGNLLICEEFYDEETRKLIAWDLKMGKPLYSSVLEEHQGNISLANLILSDSFIALPTTRGFNIYNLKEDKLILQVTGKSISFTKNSSNLLVLEQGHLVLYSLTTSKPTSFFQHSQLIHSATVNTKFVVGLDVQGSIIVWDIETAKQVFKVDSLSNSIKTFILSDSEKILITVHQTEIKIWSIEENRLNKSIPNNSKKLAAFLSANDKTLLLIDKTSGKAEVWDVEQGLQVSSLGKVVDTNQLDIHISPNGDLAVINGVLWDLKTINTLSNISSGYTTLLATNKVILASNNGYEIWNIKQNSLLATIRNYESNWLVYSPEGFFDGSKESIKLLSWKLAKWPYLQVFDKHLEEQFYTPNLLSKIVR from the coding sequence ATGTCTTTATTAAAAGCTCTTTTTACTATTATATTTTTATTATTTACAACCTCTATAACTTACTCTCAAACTATAAATGCTTTCCAATCAATAAATAATCTTATCTCTAATGAAGGCCATTTTTTAGAAGTGGCTAAACTAGATATCTGTGCTAATGGTAAATTTGCTGTATCTTGCTCAGAACCTGATGAGCTAACAACAAATCCAACTATTAAGCTTTGGGATTTAGCTACCGCTAGATTACTACGCAATCTACCAGGGGTTGATTATGCTCTTTCACCTGACAAAAACACACTTTATCTTAATCAAATAGCAAAAAATCAAGACCTTAACCAAACTGACAAAACTATAATTACTTTAGATTTAATTTCTCTAAGTGAAGTAAAAACGACAAACTATAAATATAGAATTAACCAAATTAGTAGCAATGCCAACCTTGCTTTAAGTTATGACACAAATATTAGTGCTTTTATTTTTGAGCTTAAAAGCGGTAAAAAATTAGCTCAATTACCAGGAAACTTACTCTTTTTATCAGATGATTTTTCCATTGCACTACTAGAAATAAACCAAGAAACCAAACTCTATGATGTTATTAAAAATCAATATCTAACAACTCTGCCTAGTGCAAACACTTGCCTAGCATTATGCCCAAATGGAAAATATGTATTGCTAAATAATAATAACCAAATATCTTTACTTAATCTAAGCACAAGGCAATCTATTCCCTTAGATATAACAAATAGCGATGTTTGGAAAGTTTCTTTTAGTAAGAACTCAAAACAAATAGGTGTTTTATCTTATAATTTTGACTTAAGAGTTTATAATTTATTTGGTCAAAAAGTAAGTTATATTGCTCAATTAAACAAACCTAATATAAGCATTAATGATGCTGAGGTTTCGCTAGATTTAGATAATTTACAATTTGCAATTTGTGAAACAGAAAATTTTTATTATTGTAATTTTAACAAAAATTATTATATCTCTAGCTCCTTAGCACAAAGCTATTTACCAGCTTATTCTCGTACAAATCCACAAGGTAATTTACTTATATGTGAAGAATTTTATGACGAAGAAACTCGAAAATTAATAGCTTGGGATCTAAAAATGGGTAAACCCCTTTATTCATCAGTCCTTGAAGAACATCAAGGAAATATTAGCCTAGCAAACCTTATTTTATCGGACTCATTTATTGCATTACCAACCACAAGAGGGTTTAATATTTATAATTTGAAAGAAGATAAATTAATACTTCAAGTTACAGGAAAATCAATTAGTTTTACAAAAAATTCTTCTAACCTTTTAGTGCTAGAGCAAGGTCATTTGGTGCTTTATAGCTTGACGACTTCTAAGCCAACTAGCTTTTTTCAACATAGCCAACTTATTCATAGTGCTACAGTTAATACAAAATTTGTAGTTGGTTTAGACGTGCAAGGAAGCATAATTGTTTGGGATATAGAAACTGCTAAACAAGTTTTTAAGGTTGATAGCTTAAGTAACTCTATAAAAACATTTATCTTAAGTGATAGTGAGAAAATTTTAATTACAGTTCATCAAACAGAAATTAAAATTTGGTCAATAGAAGAAAATCGACTTAACAAAAGCATTCCAAACAATAGCAAAAAGCTAGCAGCTTTTTTATCAGCAAATGATAAAACATTGCTATTAATTGATAAAACTTCTGGTAAAGCAGAAGTTTGGGATGTTGAACAAGGGTTGCAAGTTTCGAGTTTAGGTAAAGTAGTAGATACTAATCAATTAGATATTCATATTTCCCCTAATGGTGATTTAGCAGTTATAAACGGAGTTCTTTGGGACTTAAAGACTATAAATACCTTAAGTAATATATCTTCAGGTTATACTACTCTTTTAGCAACAAATAAAGTTATTTTAGCTAGTAATAATGGTTATGAAATATGGAATATCAAGCAAAATTCCTTACTAGCTACTATTCGTAACTATGAATCAAATTGGTTAGTTTATAGTCCTGAAGGATTTTTTGATGGTTCAAAAGAATCAATAAAACTACTTTCATGGAAACTTGCTAAATGGCCGTATTTACAGGTATTTGACAAGCATTTAGAAGAACAGTTTTACACACCAAATCTTTTAAGTAAAATAGTTAGATAG
- a CDS encoding RNA polymerase sigma factor: MAKDESLQAISSVELIALCTSNNSDAWDEFIKRFHRYISVCVFRESRNYKLDPSELTQEVFLKLLANDCKILKDFHGETENSVFAYLATIVYSTVKDQIRREIAQKRSAIVLSLDKPIDFQQGISLKDILPAGTETSPDLMFQERIIPKKLKELLKSALSGANATRDTIIFHLHIINGLSPREIGEMPNVALNTNNVQTIITRTKERLKEVLGKKGAVEL, from the coding sequence ATGGCTAAAGATGAATCACTTCAGGCGATTTCTTCTGTTGAACTCATAGCTCTTTGCACAAGCAATAATTCAGATGCTTGGGACGAATTTATAAAGCGGTTTCACCGCTATATTAGCGTTTGTGTCTTTCGTGAAAGTCGCAATTATAAACTAGACCCTTCAGAACTTACACAAGAGGTTTTTCTTAAGCTTCTTGCCAATGATTGCAAAATCCTAAAAGATTTTCATGGTGAAACAGAAAATTCTGTATTTGCTTATCTAGCTACAATTGTCTATAGCACAGTAAAAGACCAAATTCGTAGAGAAATAGCACAAAAACGTTCTGCTATTGTATTATCATTAGACAAACCCATAGATTTTCAACAAGGAATTTCCTTAAAAGATATTTTGCCTGCCGGAACAGAAACATCGCCAGATCTAATGTTTCAAGAAAGAATTATCCCTAAAAAATTAAAAGAGTTATTAAAATCTGCACTCTCTGGTGCTAATGCAACACGAGACACAATTATTTTTCACTTACATATCATTAATGGTTTATCACCGCGTGAAATTGGAGAAATGCCAAATGTAGCTCTAAACACCAATAATGTCCAAACAATCATTACTCGTACTAAAGAGCGACTAAAAGAAGTTTTAGGAAAAAAAGGAGCCGTAGAATTGTAA
- the tgt gene encoding tRNA guanosine(34) transglycosylase Tgt codes for MKFELLAENNGARLGQLETAHGIIETPIFMPVGTIGSVKALTQEMLEEAEAQIILGNTYHLYLRPGHQLIANLGGLHKFISWKRPILTDSGGFQVFSLSKIRKTTEEGVTFKSHLDGSKHLLTPEKSMEIQLALGSDIIMAFDECTPYPATEKQVTDSLNLTTRWAKRSLAEFNQRTMSDNGQAEGSALFGIIQGGMYLALRQQSLEQLLELNLPGYAIGGLSVGEEKGYTYEVTEYIAPLMPKNKPRYLMGVGTPEDLIECVARGVDMFDCVMPTRNARNGQLFTSKGKINIKNARYAQDTRPLDENCSCPTCRRYSRAYLRHLYHVGEILSAILCTQHNIHFYLDTMRKIRQAIRLGFFTEFRQEYLANLSVEN; via the coding sequence ATGAAGTTTGAATTGTTAGCAGAAAATAATGGTGCGCGCTTAGGTCAACTTGAAACAGCACATGGAATAATTGAAACACCTATTTTTATGCCTGTAGGAACTATAGGTTCTGTAAAAGCCCTAACTCAAGAAATGCTTGAAGAAGCAGAGGCTCAAATTATTTTAGGTAATACCTATCATCTTTACTTAAGACCTGGACATCAGCTAATTGCTAATCTAGGTGGTTTACATAAATTTATTAGCTGGAAAAGACCAATATTAACCGACAGTGGAGGCTTTCAAGTTTTTAGCCTTTCAAAAATTAGAAAAACTACTGAAGAAGGTGTAACTTTTAAGTCACACCTAGACGGCTCAAAACACCTGCTAACACCAGAAAAATCAATGGAAATACAGCTAGCTCTTGGCTCAGATATCATTATGGCATTTGATGAATGTACTCCATACCCAGCAACCGAAAAACAAGTTACTGACTCATTAAATTTAACTACACGCTGGGCCAAAAGATCTTTAGCAGAATTTAACCAAAGAACCATGTCTGATAATGGGCAAGCAGAAGGTTCCGCTTTATTTGGGATTATTCAAGGTGGAATGTATCTAGCTCTTAGGCAACAAAGCCTAGAGCAACTCCTAGAGTTGAATTTGCCAGGTTATGCAATAGGGGGGCTTTCCGTAGGTGAGGAAAAAGGCTATACCTATGAAGTGACAGAATATATTGCTCCACTTATGCCAAAAAACAAACCTCGTTATTTAATGGGCGTTGGAACACCTGAAGATTTAATTGAATGTGTTGCACGTGGAGTAGATATGTTTGATTGCGTAATGCCTACTAGAAATGCTCGTAATGGTCAATTATTTACTAGCAAGGGAAAAATAAATATTAAAAATGCTCGTTATGCACAAGATACACGTCCTTTAGATGAAAATTGTAGTTGTCCTACTTGTCGGCGTTATAGTAGAGCTTACTTACGTCATTTATATCATGTAGGAGAGATCTTATCCGCAATTCTCTGCACTCAGCACAATATCCACTTCTACCTTGACACTATGAGAAAAATCAGGCAAGCTATCCGTCTTGGTTTTTTTACAGAATTTCGCCAAGAGTATCTAGCTAATTTAAGTGTAGAAAACTAA